The Corallococcus soli DNA window GACGACCGTGTACGGGCCGACCCTCTCCCCTTCACTGAAGCGACGGGTGGGCTCGGGCGCCGCGGCCGACAGCCGGCCCTCCGCGTGCCAGGCCCCGGCGACCACGGCGAGCAGCTCGCCACAGGCGTCACACCGCGACACATGGGCCTCGGTGAGGGCGCGCTGTGGGGGCCGCAGCCGGTCCTCCACGAAGGCGAGCAGCATTTCCTCGGTGGGGCATCCGGTCATGGTCGGCCGGGGACTCTAGGGGCTGTCCCTGATTGACGCAGCCAGAGACGCATGGATGCGACATGGTGGACTCGTACTGCTGGCCAGGTGTCAGCGCGAGGTGGAGCGGCTTACCGCCCGCCCCCCATTGGGATCGTATGCTCTTGATGGACCTGCCTCCCGGGCCTTCCGCTGTCCGAGCCCCGTCTCGCGAGCTCTGAGAGAAACGCCGCATGCCTTCTTTTCCAAACGAACAACGCGGAGCAGGGGAGCGCCCACGAAGGTCCGGACCCTGGCGGCTCGTCCTGGGTGTGTGTCTTCCCTTCGCCGTCCTGTCGATGGCCGGCTATCTCCTGACCGGGTCATCCGGATCTTCGCAGGGAGCCGGGGCCGAGCCCTCCACGTCCGCCGGGGAGTTGGCCTCCCTCCCTTCGATTGCGCGCGAGCCGCAGGCGGCTCCGCCTCTCGAAGGGCATCCGCCGCCGCCCTCATCCTCTGACCAGGAAGCCAGGTCCTCCGCATCGTCCCCGGCCCCCACGGTGCCCGCGGTCCGCCCCTCCCTGGGGGAGCGTGCCGGGCCCCATGAGGAAGCGCGGCCTCTCGTTGGGGCGGCTCGCCCTCCGTCACCGCCGCCGCCGCCTCCTCCAGCGGAGCGCCGGCAGTCTTCGGTCCACACAGGCTCGCTGCCTCGCGAGTCCGTGAGGGATGTCATCCGGTCCCTGGGGCCTCGGGTGAAAGGGTGCTTCGAGAAAGCGGCCCCGCGCTACCCCGGGCCTCAGAAGGTGACAGTCGCCTTCACTCTCCAGGGGCAGGGGTTGTCCGGATACATCAAGGATGAGGAGATCGTGGACTCCACCATTCCGGATCCCTGGTTCCAGTCCTGCTTTCTGGAGGTGCTTCATTCCGCCACCTTCTCGGCGCCGAAGGATGGGACGGTCCGCATCACCTATCCCTTTGTCTATCAGCAGAACCGGGACGGGGGGACCTGAGCCAGTCATCCGTGTGCCGAAGACCACCCTTCATGGAGTGGTCCTCGCGGTGCGCCAGGCTACTTGGCGCAGGTGAACAGGTTGTTGCTGACGTGAATGCCGCTCATCGCATACCCGCCGGCCCCGCACACATGCATGGGATAGGAATCCTTCGTGCCAGGGTCCCCATCCACATACTCGGAAACGACGCTCGTCCCTGGATACTGGCACGCCAGGTAGTCGTTGCTGACGTGCAGGCCGACCATGACGCTGCCGTAGGGACAGGCATGCATCCCGTTGCGCCTGCCCCCGGTATTCAGGAAACGGGAACCACTCGTGGAGGAGAGCTGGGCACACTTGAAGACGTCATTGCTGATGTGCGCGCCAATCATGGCATAGCCGGTAGGACAGCAGTGCATGGTACTCCCACCCACGCTACAGCGCGTCCCAGCGTCGTAGACCACCATTCCCGTGAAGGTGAGCGAGGACTTCGCCACCTCGATGTCGAACTCCGGCTCACCCTCTGGCGTGGCCCCACATCCGGCCAACACCGTGATTGCAGTCAACACCCACGTTGTTGCAGACACCGCCTCGAAGGCTCGCTTCATCGGTTCTTTCTCCATTCACATGACGACAGGTTCACTTGGGGAGCGATGTGCCTCCCAAGCTCAGGGCCTGCCTGGACGCCGAAACAGGCACTTCCAGATTAAGCATGATTTCTCTGCAGGTAAATAATGTGTTCACTCATGGTGAATGTTCGCCGGGAGCTGTGAAGCGCATCTTTCATGTGCCCGGTGTGGTGGCTGGCGGCACCGCGAGCCGGTGCGCGCGGAACGGCAGGGACGGAGCGCCCGGGCCACCGAAGAGGAACCCGAGCTGTCCCTCCAGCACCCACGCGCC harbors:
- a CDS encoding AgmX/PglI C-terminal domain-containing protein, with protein sequence MAGYLLTGSSGSSQGAGAEPSTSAGELASLPSIAREPQAAPPLEGHPPPPSSSDQEARSSASSPAPTVPAVRPSLGERAGPHEEARPLVGAARPPSPPPPPPPAERRQSSVHTGSLPRESVRDVIRSLGPRVKGCFEKAAPRYPGPQKVTVAFTLQGQGLSGYIKDEEIVDSTIPDPWFQSCFLEVLHSATFSAPKDGTVRITYPFVYQQNRDGGT